Proteins encoded within one genomic window of Pararhizobium capsulatum DSM 1112:
- the phnF gene encoding phosphonate metabolism transcriptional regulator PhnF produces the protein MTQKKTVERQIGVALWRQIADRIRLSIANGDYDQAGMVPPEIKLASQFGVNRHTVRSALASLADEGLVEAIQGRGTMVRRKERLSFPISRRTRLSQGLSNQVRNIQSTLLFHEELPATPEIAAALTLSLGEKLIRMDTTSSADGRQVSYATSYFPAHRFPDMVEHFSQLNSITKSFAAQGLADYVRISTEIVARHADADELATLRLSAGAIVLETIAVNADPDGVPVQFSRSRFAADRVTLKLET, from the coding sequence ATGACGCAGAAAAAAACGGTCGAGCGGCAAATCGGGGTCGCCCTCTGGCGCCAGATCGCCGACCGAATCCGGCTGTCGATCGCCAATGGCGACTATGACCAGGCCGGCATGGTACCGCCGGAAATCAAGCTTGCCAGCCAGTTTGGCGTCAACAGGCATACGGTGCGAAGCGCCCTTGCTTCACTTGCCGACGAGGGCCTTGTCGAAGCGATCCAGGGACGCGGGACGATGGTTCGCCGAAAGGAACGGCTGAGCTTTCCCATTTCCAGGCGCACCCGCCTGTCCCAAGGACTGAGCAATCAGGTGCGCAACATCCAGTCCACGCTTCTCTTCCATGAGGAACTGCCGGCCACACCGGAAATAGCTGCAGCCCTCACATTGTCGCTCGGAGAAAAACTGATCCGCATGGACACGACAAGCAGTGCGGATGGACGTCAGGTTTCCTACGCGACAAGCTATTTCCCGGCTCATCGTTTTCCGGACATGGTCGAGCATTTCAGCCAGTTGAACTCGATCACCAAATCGTTCGCCGCACAGGGCCTGGCGGACTACGTACGCATCTCGACAGAGATCGTGGCGCGACATGCGGATGCGGACGAACTCGCCACGCTGCGTCTGTCCGCCGGTGCAATCGTTCTCGAAACCATCGCGGTCAATGCCGATCCGGACGGCGTTCCCGTGCAATTTTCCCGCAGCCGGTTTGCAGCCGACCGGGTGACGCTCAAGCTTGAAACCTGA
- a CDS encoding fumarylacetoacetate hydrolase family protein, producing the protein MKLLRYGPQGSEKPGLLDKDGQIRDLSGVIADVGGAAISDFSWAEKLDISSLPVIEGSPRLGACVAGTGKFICIGLNYADHAAETGATVPPEPVIFMKATSAIVGPNDNVIIPRGSVATDWEVELGVVIGKKAKYVSEAEALDYVAGYCVINDVSERDFQTKRSGQWTKGKSCDNFGPTGPWLVTKDEVADPQNLKMWLTVNGESKQDGSSKTMVYGVAHVVSYLSQFMSLHAGDIISTGTPPGVGMGFKPPQYLKAGDIIELGIEGLGNQKQTVIAD; encoded by the coding sequence ATGAAACTTTTGCGTTATGGGCCGCAGGGCTCTGAAAAGCCGGGCTTGCTCGACAAGGACGGCCAAATCCGCGATCTGAGTGGCGTCATCGCAGATGTCGGCGGCGCTGCGATCTCGGATTTCAGCTGGGCCGAGAAGCTTGATATTTCGAGCCTTCCTGTCATCGAAGGCAGCCCCCGTCTCGGCGCTTGCGTTGCCGGTACCGGCAAGTTCATTTGCATCGGTCTCAACTATGCAGACCATGCCGCCGAAACTGGCGCAACGGTTCCCCCAGAGCCGGTGATCTTCATGAAGGCGACATCTGCCATCGTCGGCCCGAACGACAACGTCATCATTCCGCGCGGATCGGTCGCAACGGATTGGGAAGTCGAGCTCGGCGTTGTCATCGGCAAGAAAGCCAAATACGTCTCTGAAGCGGAAGCGCTTGATTATGTCGCCGGCTACTGCGTCATCAACGACGTTTCCGAGCGCGATTTCCAGACCAAGCGCTCTGGACAGTGGACCAAGGGCAAGTCCTGCGACAATTTCGGCCCGACCGGCCCGTGGCTCGTGACGAAAGATGAGGTGGCCGACCCGCAGAACCTCAAGATGTGGCTCACCGTCAATGGTGAGAGCAAGCAGGACGGCTCTTCGAAGACCATGGTCTACGGCGTTGCCCACGTCGTCAGCTATCTCAGCCAGTTCATGTCGCTGCATGCAGGAGATATCATTTCCACCGGAACGCCGCCCGGTGTCGGCATGGGCTTCAAGCCGCCACAGTACCTCAAGGCCGGTGATATCATCGAACTCGGCATCGAAGGACTTGGCAACCAGAAGCAGACGGTTATCGCCGACTGA
- a CDS encoding gluconokinase, protein MSMAASPPLSEPQLIIVMGVSGCGKSSVGERVAQAFRCDFVEGDSLHPAANIDKMSAGIPLTDDDRWPWLDEVGRRLSESHARGEVLVVSCSSLKKIYRDRLRAAAGGRLSFVFLEGPRSVLEARMSIRPGHFMPASLLDSQFATLEVPTGEAGVITIDLTLPLDEIVSQAVAQLVGGEH, encoded by the coding sequence ATGTCGATGGCGGCCTCACCACCTCTCTCTGAACCTCAGCTCATCATCGTCATGGGCGTCAGCGGCTGCGGCAAATCCTCGGTAGGGGAACGTGTGGCGCAGGCGTTTCGCTGCGATTTTGTCGAGGGCGATAGCCTCCATCCCGCCGCAAACATCGATAAGATGAGCGCCGGCATTCCGCTGACGGACGATGATCGCTGGCCATGGCTGGATGAAGTCGGCCGCAGACTTTCGGAAAGTCACGCGCGGGGAGAAGTCCTAGTTGTTTCTTGCTCGTCGTTGAAGAAGATCTATCGCGACCGGTTGCGGGCCGCCGCGGGTGGCCGGCTGTCATTCGTTTTTCTGGAAGGTCCTCGCTCCGTCCTTGAGGCGCGGATGAGCATACGGCCGGGCCATTTCATGCCGGCGTCACTACTCGACAGCCAGTTTGCAACTCTTGAAGTGCCGACCGGCGAGGCTGGCGTAATCACGATCGATCTTACCTTGCCGCTTGACGAGATCGTTTCGCAGGCGGTTGCTCAACTTGTTGGTGGCGAGCATTGA
- a CDS encoding SDR family oxidoreductase: MAKSLFDLKGRRSLLTGSSQGIGFALAKGLADHGAEVVINGRSREKVEAAVTTLRDEGYNASSAVFDVTDAEATLAGVNVIEEEIGPIDILVNNAGMQFRAPLEDFPGEKWEELLKTNISSIFYVGQAVARRMIARGAGKIINIASVQSELARTGIAPYTATKGAVRNLTRGMCADWAHHGLQINAIAPGYFKTPLNQALVDDPAFSGWLEKRTPAARWGDLDELVGAAVFLAGDASSFVNGHTLYVDGGLTTSL; encoded by the coding sequence TTGGCTAAGAGCCTGTTCGATTTGAAAGGCCGGCGCTCGTTGCTCACCGGCTCCAGCCAAGGCATCGGGTTTGCTCTGGCGAAAGGTCTTGCTGATCACGGTGCCGAGGTGGTGATCAACGGCCGGTCGCGCGAAAAAGTCGAGGCCGCGGTCACCACACTTCGGGATGAAGGCTATAACGCCAGTTCAGCCGTTTTCGATGTGACGGACGCCGAGGCCACCTTGGCTGGCGTCAATGTAATCGAGGAAGAGATCGGTCCGATCGACATTCTCGTCAACAATGCCGGCATGCAGTTTCGGGCGCCTCTGGAAGATTTTCCAGGCGAGAAATGGGAAGAGCTTCTGAAGACTAATATATCGAGTATTTTCTATGTCGGGCAGGCTGTCGCGCGCCGCATGATCGCCCGTGGGGCGGGCAAGATCATCAACATCGCATCGGTGCAGAGTGAGCTTGCCCGAACCGGCATCGCCCCCTACACGGCGACGAAAGGCGCGGTCCGCAACCTCACGCGTGGAATGTGCGCCGACTGGGCGCATCACGGGCTGCAGATCAATGCCATCGCTCCCGGTTATTTCAAGACGCCGCTCAACCAGGCTTTGGTCGATGATCCCGCATTCTCCGGGTGGTTGGAAAAACGCACGCCTGCCGCGCGTTGGGGCGATCTCGACGAGCTGGTCGGCGCTGCCGTCTTTTTGGCCGGAGATGCCTCCTCTTTTGTGAACGGACACACGCTGTATGTCGATGGCGGCCTCACCACCTCTCTCTGA
- the fba gene encoding class II fructose-bisphosphate aldolase (catalyzes the reversible aldol condensation of dihydroxyacetonephosphate and glyceraldehyde 3-phosphate in the Calvin cycle, glycolysis, and/or gluconeogenesis), whose translation MALITLRQLLDHAAENNYALPAFNVNNLEYIQAVMRAADETDSPVILQASRGARAYAGDAFLRHLILGAAEEYPHIPVCLHLDHGDQPSTCVSAITNGFTSVMMDGSLLSDGKTIASYEYNVGVTAEVVKIAHAAGVSVEGELGCLGNLETGVGEKEDGHGFEGKLSREELLTDPEQAFDFVEKTGVDALAVAIGTSHGAYKFTRAPDGEILSIDTIAKIHKRLPNMHLVMHGSSSVPQDLQELFNEYGGQMKQTWGVPVAEIQKAIPLGARKVNIDTDLRLAFTGEIRKHHREHPDNFDPRAYLKPAIARMAEVCKERFIAFNAAGQASNIRVKRLPEMAKSYVKAA comes from the coding sequence ATGGCATTGATTACCTTGAGGCAGCTGCTCGACCACGCCGCCGAGAATAACTATGCGCTTCCGGCATTCAATGTGAACAATCTTGAATATATCCAGGCCGTCATGCGGGCTGCGGACGAGACCGATTCGCCCGTTATTCTCCAGGCAAGCCGAGGCGCGCGCGCCTATGCCGGCGATGCCTTCCTGCGCCACCTTATACTCGGCGCTGCGGAAGAGTATCCGCATATCCCGGTCTGCCTGCATCTCGACCACGGCGATCAACCGTCTACCTGCGTATCGGCTATCACCAACGGCTTTACATCCGTGATGATGGACGGATCGCTTCTCTCAGACGGAAAAACCATCGCCAGCTATGAATACAATGTCGGCGTAACGGCAGAGGTTGTGAAGATCGCTCACGCGGCTGGTGTGTCCGTCGAAGGCGAACTTGGGTGTCTCGGCAATCTGGAAACCGGCGTGGGCGAAAAGGAAGACGGCCACGGCTTCGAGGGCAAGCTGTCGCGCGAAGAGTTGCTGACCGATCCTGAGCAGGCCTTCGATTTCGTCGAGAAAACAGGCGTCGACGCGCTGGCGGTTGCCATCGGGACCAGCCACGGCGCCTACAAGTTCACCCGCGCTCCGGACGGCGAAATTCTGTCGATCGACACCATCGCCAAGATCCACAAGCGCCTGCCCAATATGCATCTGGTGATGCACGGTTCATCCTCGGTGCCGCAGGACCTTCAGGAGCTGTTCAACGAATATGGCGGCCAGATGAAGCAGACGTGGGGCGTTCCGGTTGCCGAAATCCAGAAGGCCATCCCGCTCGGCGCCCGTAAAGTCAATATCGACACCGACCTTCGCCTCGCCTTTACTGGCGAAATCCGTAAGCATCACCGCGAGCATCCCGACAATTTCGATCCTCGCGCCTATCTGAAGCCAGCGATTGCCCGGATGGCCGAGGTCTGCAAGGAGCGTTTCATCGCCTTCAATGCCGCGGGTCAGGCTTCCAACATCCGAGTCAAACGCTTGCCTGAGATGGCAAAAAGCTATGTGAAGGCTGCCTGA
- a CDS encoding peptide ABC transporter substrate-binding protein, with translation MISMKMNFRAAVLLGSILIGASPVLAETVLHRGNAGEPQTLDQAHTSINIEEFILKDLYEGLTVYDAAGKIIPGAAESWTVSDDGTVYTFKLRDNGKWSDGSPVTAGDFAFSFQRVEDPKTAAGYANILFPIKNAEKVNKGDVPVDQLGIKAVDDKTVEITLERPTPFFLELLAHQTALPVSKASVDKNGADFVKPGVMVSNGAYKLVAHTPNDSLTTEKNANYWDAANVKIDKVIFYPIDDQAASVRRFEAKEMDLVYNFSADQIDRLKQAYADQVHISPTLATYYYAFDTRQEPYSDVRVRQALSMSVDRDFLAKEIYSGSQIPAYSMVPPGIETYGEPSKADFGTLSQLDREDKAIALMKEAGYGEGGKPLEIEIRYNTNPNHERVATAVADMWKNTFGAKVSLVNLDVSSHYAYLQEGGKFNVARAGWVADYADAENFLALSLSSNKTFNYGHYESPEFDALMKKSYEETDPAARSKLLHEAEALMMKDQPVAPFLTQADLWLVATKVKGWQDNAANQHLTRFLSIAE, from the coding sequence ATGATCTCAATGAAGATGAATTTCCGTGCCGCAGTCCTGCTGGGGTCCATCCTGATCGGCGCAAGTCCCGTGCTTGCCGAAACGGTGCTTCACCGCGGTAATGCCGGCGAACCGCAGACGCTCGACCAGGCCCACACCTCGATCAATATCGAAGAGTTTATTCTCAAGGACCTTTACGAAGGCCTGACGGTTTATGACGCCGCCGGCAAGATCATTCCCGGTGCGGCCGAAAGCTGGACGGTTTCCGATGACGGCACAGTCTACACCTTCAAGCTGCGCGACAACGGCAAGTGGTCGGATGGCTCTCCGGTCACGGCTGGTGACTTCGCCTTCTCCTTCCAGCGCGTCGAAGATCCGAAGACGGCTGCCGGTTACGCCAATATCCTGTTCCCGATCAAGAATGCGGAAAAGGTCAACAAGGGTGACGTTCCGGTCGATCAGCTCGGCATCAAGGCAGTTGATGACAAGACCGTCGAAATCACACTTGAGCGGCCGACCCCCTTCTTCCTCGAACTGCTCGCCCACCAGACCGCTCTTCCGGTTTCCAAGGCAAGCGTCGATAAGAACGGCGCTGACTTCGTCAAGCCGGGCGTCATGGTGTCGAACGGCGCCTACAAGCTCGTCGCGCACACCCCGAATGACAGCCTGACGACCGAGAAGAACGCAAACTACTGGGATGCCGCCAACGTCAAGATCGACAAGGTAATCTTCTACCCGATCGACGACCAGGCCGCTTCCGTTCGCCGCTTCGAAGCCAAGGAAATGGACCTCGTCTACAACTTCTCGGCCGACCAGATCGACCGCCTGAAGCAGGCCTATGCCGACCAGGTCCACATCTCTCCGACGCTCGCAACTTACTACTACGCCTTCGACACCCGCCAGGAGCCCTATAGCGACGTGCGCGTCCGTCAGGCGCTGTCGATGTCCGTCGATCGCGACTTCCTTGCCAAGGAAATCTATTCCGGTTCGCAGATCCCGGCCTATTCTATGGTGCCTCCGGGCATCGAGACCTATGGCGAGCCGTCCAAGGCCGATTTCGGTACGCTGTCACAGCTCGACCGCGAAGACAAGGCGATCGCGCTGATGAAGGAAGCCGGCTACGGTGAGGGTGGCAAGCCGCTCGAAATCGAGATCCGCTACAACACCAACCCGAACCACGAGCGTGTTGCGACCGCCGTCGCCGACATGTGGAAGAACACATTCGGCGCCAAGGTTTCGCTGGTGAACCTCGACGTGTCGTCGCACTACGCCTACCTGCAGGAAGGCGGCAAGTTCAACGTCGCCCGCGCCGGCTGGGTTGCCGACTACGCCGATGCCGAGAACTTCCTGGCGCTCAGCCTGTCCTCGAACAAGACCTTCAACTATGGCCATTATGAAAGCCCCGAATTCGATGCCCTCATGAAGAAGTCCTATGAGGAAACCGATCCGGCCGCCCGCTCCAAGCTTCTCCATGAAGCCGAAGCGCTGATGATGAAGGATCAGCCGGTTGCTCCGTTCCTGACCCAGGCCGACCTGTGGCTGGTCGCGACCAAGGTCAAGGGCTGGCAGGACAATGCTGCCAACCAGCACCTCACACGCTTCCTGAGCATCGCAGAATAA
- the oppB gene encoding oligopeptide ABC transporter permease OppB, with the protein MISFVLRRLASAVPTLFIVVTISFFLMRFAPGGPFNLERPLPPQTMANLMRTYQLDQPLWRQYLTYITNAVTGDFGPSYIYKDNTVAELIGKGLPYSLELGLYALLLALIGGVIAGTIAALRQNSILDFLIMTVSTVGVTVPNFVVGPVLTLIFAISLAWLPAGSWGDGSLRFLILPMIALALPQLAVFARLTRGSMIEALNTDHIRTARAYGLPARTVVITHAMRAALLPVVSYLAPCAAALLTGSAVIETIFTIPGVGRYFVLGAINRDYTLVMGTVVLIAIFVIVFNLLVDILYGLLDPRVRHD; encoded by the coding sequence ATGATCTCCTTCGTCCTGCGCCGCCTTGCGAGCGCTGTACCGACGCTGTTTATTGTCGTGACGATTTCCTTCTTCCTGATGCGGTTCGCTCCGGGCGGCCCTTTCAACCTCGAAAGGCCGCTGCCGCCACAGACGATGGCGAACCTGATGCGGACCTATCAGCTGGACCAGCCGCTCTGGCGCCAATACCTGACCTACATCACCAATGCAGTCACCGGCGACTTCGGCCCCAGCTACATCTACAAGGACAACACCGTCGCCGAGCTGATCGGCAAGGGTTTGCCCTATTCGCTGGAGCTCGGCTTGTACGCCCTTCTTCTAGCGCTGATCGGCGGCGTCATTGCCGGCACGATCGCGGCGCTCCGGCAAAACAGCATTCTCGACTTCCTGATCATGACGGTCTCGACGGTCGGCGTCACGGTGCCGAATTTCGTTGTCGGTCCGGTGCTGACGCTCATCTTCGCCATCAGCCTTGCCTGGTTGCCGGCCGGCAGCTGGGGTGATGGCTCGCTGCGCTTCCTCATCCTCCCGATGATCGCGCTCGCCCTGCCGCAACTTGCGGTGTTCGCGCGGCTGACGCGGGGCTCGATGATCGAGGCGCTGAACACTGACCATATCCGAACCGCCCGCGCCTATGGCCTGCCGGCCCGCACCGTCGTCATCACCCATGCGATGCGCGCCGCACTCCTGCCGGTCGTCTCCTATCTCGCTCCTTGCGCCGCGGCCCTGCTCACAGGCTCCGCGGTCATCGAGACGATCTTCACCATTCCCGGCGTGGGCCGCTATTTCGTGCTGGGCGCGATCAACCGCGATTATACGCTGGTCATGGGAACCGTGGTGCTGATTGCCATCTTCGTCATCGTCTTCAATCTCCTGGTCGATATTCTCTACGGCCTTCTCGATCCGAGGGTTCGCCATGACTGA
- a CDS encoding ABC transporter permease, with translation MTDIVNAPLVAPPETRSRSLFQLAAMRFRRNRAAMAGCIVLVLIAIFSFLGPLFINHSYDQVFPSYVSIPPSLEARPDAGSLQDAMEGVTGRARVELKEFAVEGQTFTATITSDQPIDPRATRYFDRANEFDATQVVATENDGKTLKLEGNVSREYFFFGTDPNGRDMLARVMLGGQISIAVGLLASIVSLGIGVVYGATSGYIGGRVDNVMMRFVEILYSLPFVFLVVVLVVFFGRSFILIFLVIGAVEWLDMARIVRGQTLALKRREFVGAAQALGLTDWQIIRRHIIPNTIGPVVVFVTVVVPKVILLESFLSFLGLGVQAPLTSWGALISEGANNIQSAPWLQIFPAIFFVVTLFSLNFAGDGLRDALDPKDR, from the coding sequence ATGACTGATATCGTCAACGCACCACTCGTGGCTCCGCCGGAAACCAGAAGCCGCAGCCTCTTCCAGCTTGCCGCCATGCGCTTCCGTCGCAACCGCGCCGCCATGGCCGGCTGCATCGTGCTCGTGCTGATCGCGATATTCTCGTTCCTGGGACCGTTGTTCATCAACCACAGCTATGATCAGGTGTTCCCGTCCTACGTCTCTATCCCGCCGAGCCTGGAAGCCCGGCCCGACGCTGGAAGCCTTCAGGACGCGATGGAAGGCGTTACGGGCCGGGCCCGCGTGGAACTCAAGGAATTTGCCGTTGAAGGCCAGACCTTCACCGCAACCATCACCTCCGACCAGCCGATCGATCCGCGTGCGACACGCTATTTCGACCGGGCCAACGAGTTCGATGCGACGCAGGTGGTAGCAACCGAGAACGACGGAAAGACGCTGAAGCTCGAAGGCAATGTCAGCCGCGAATACTTCTTCTTCGGTACAGATCCCAACGGTCGCGACATGCTGGCCCGTGTCATGCTCGGCGGCCAGATCTCGATCGCCGTTGGCCTTCTGGCAAGTATCGTCTCGCTCGGCATCGGCGTCGTCTACGGCGCCACCTCGGGCTATATCGGTGGACGTGTCGATAACGTCATGATGCGCTTCGTCGAAATCCTCTATTCGCTGCCCTTCGTCTTCCTCGTCGTCGTGCTCGTCGTCTTCTTCGGCCGCAGCTTCATCCTGATCTTCCTCGTCATCGGCGCAGTGGAATGGCTGGACATGGCCCGCATCGTGCGCGGCCAGACGCTGGCCCTGAAGCGGCGTGAATTCGTCGGTGCGGCTCAGGCCCTCGGCCTTACCGACTGGCAAATCATCCGCCGCCACATCATCCCCAACACGATCGGCCCTGTTGTCGTCTTCGTGACGGTGGTGGTACCGAAGGTCATCCTGCTCGAAAGCTTCCTGTCCTTCCTCGGTCTCGGCGTACAGGCGCCGCTGACGAGCTGGGGGGCGTTGATTTCAGAAGGCGCCAACAACATCCAGTCGGCACCGTGGCTGCAGATCTTCCCGGCGATCTTCTTCGTTGTAACGCTGTTTTCCCTGAACTTTGCCGGCGACGGCCTGCGCGATGCGCTCGACCCGAAGGACCGCTGA
- a CDS encoding ABC transporter ATP-binding protein: MRSTRRTADMAAETILTVRDLKISFDTPDGAVEAVKGIYLDVKSGETLAVVGESGSGKSQTMMGIMGLLSKNGRATGSASYRGKELIGLPMKELNTVRGAKITMIFQEPMTSLDPLYTIGRQIAEPIVYHRGGSFAQAKARALELLELVGIPEPARRINSYPHELSGGQRQRVMIAMALANEPDILIADEPTTALDVTIQAQILDLLKSLQQKFGMAVVLITHDLGIVRHFASRVAVMRRGEVVETGMTADIFERPQADYTKMLLAAEPSGRKASPPDDAPIILEGRNVCVDYRIGGGLFKSAAGSFRAVDDITLRLRQGQTIGIVGESGSGKSTLGRALLKLLPASGHIRFEKTDISDFGRSAMRPLRQEMQLVFQDPYGSLSPRQTVGEIITEGLYVHEPQLSRADRDRRAIEALKEVGLDPAARNRYPHEFSGGQRQRIAIARAIILKPKVVILDEPTSALDRSVQGQVIELLRGLQKAHDLSYIFISHDLSVIKAMSDYVIVMKNGKIVEEGDTDIIFHAPKEAYTKTLMNAAFAA, encoded by the coding sequence ATGCGCTCGACCCGAAGGACCGCTGACATGGCCGCAGAAACCATCCTGACTGTCCGCGACCTGAAAATAAGCTTCGACACGCCGGATGGCGCTGTCGAAGCGGTCAAGGGCATCTATCTCGACGTGAAATCCGGCGAAACGCTTGCCGTCGTCGGAGAATCCGGTTCCGGCAAGAGCCAGACCATGATGGGCATCATGGGGCTTCTATCGAAGAACGGCCGCGCAACCGGTTCGGCCAGCTATCGCGGCAAGGAGCTTATCGGTTTGCCAATGAAGGAGCTTAACACGGTACGCGGCGCCAAGATCACCATGATCTTCCAGGAACCGATGACCTCGCTCGATCCGCTCTACACGATCGGCCGGCAGATTGCCGAGCCGATCGTCTACCACCGCGGCGGCAGCTTCGCCCAGGCAAAGGCGCGGGCACTGGAACTGCTCGAACTCGTCGGCATTCCCGAACCGGCACGCCGTATCAACAGCTATCCGCACGAGCTTTCCGGCGGCCAGCGCCAGCGCGTGATGATCGCCATGGCGCTTGCCAACGAACCGGATATCCTGATCGCCGACGAGCCGACGACAGCGCTCGACGTCACCATCCAGGCTCAGATTCTCGATCTCCTGAAATCACTGCAGCAGAAGTTCGGCATGGCCGTGGTGCTGATCACCCACGATCTCGGCATCGTGCGCCATTTCGCAAGCCGCGTTGCCGTCATGCGTCGCGGCGAAGTGGTCGAGACGGGTATGACCGCCGATATCTTCGAACGGCCGCAGGCGGATTATACCAAGATGCTGCTGGCGGCCGAGCCAAGCGGCCGCAAGGCTTCGCCGCCCGATGATGCGCCGATCATTCTTGAGGGCCGCAATGTCTGCGTCGATTACCGGATCGGTGGCGGTTTGTTCAAAAGTGCCGCCGGCAGCTTCCGTGCCGTCGATGACATCACGCTACGGCTAAGGCAGGGTCAGACCATCGGTATCGTCGGAGAATCTGGCTCAGGAAAATCGACGCTCGGCCGCGCACTTTTGAAGCTCCTGCCGGCAAGCGGCCATATCCGCTTCGAGAAGACCGATATCTCCGATTTTGGCCGCAGCGCCATGCGGCCCTTGCGTCAGGAGATGCAGTTGGTTTTCCAGGACCCCTATGGTTCGCTCTCGCCGCGACAGACCGTCGGCGAGATCATCACCGAAGGCCTTTATGTCCACGAGCCTCAACTCTCCAGGGCCGACCGGGATCGGCGCGCGATCGAGGCGCTGAAGGAAGTCGGTCTTGATCCGGCCGCCCGCAACCGCTATCCGCACGAATTCTCCGGCGGCCAGCGCCAGCGCATCGCCATCGCGCGCGCAATCATCCTGAAACCCAAGGTTGTCATCCTCGACGAACCGACCTCGGCGCTTGATCGCTCGGTGCAGGGTCAGGTGATCGAGCTGCTGCGCGGCCTGCAGAAGGCGCATGACCTGTCCTACATCTTCATCAGCCACGACCTGTCGGTCATCAAGGCCATGTCCGACTACGTGATCGTCATGAAGAACGGCAAAATAGTCGAGGAAGGCGATACGGATATCATCTTCCATGCACCGAAAGAGGCCTATACCAAGACCCTCATGAACGCGGCCTTCGCGGCCTAG
- a CDS encoding SMP-30/gluconolactonase/LRE family protein — protein MAEAAIYEVYDPRFNALVVGSACLEELYSSCRWAEGPVWFDDAQQLLWSDIPNQRMLRWVPEGGVFVYRYPSSFANGHTRDRQGRLVSCEHGTRRVTRTETDGSITVLADSYQGKRLNSPNDVVVKSDGGIWFSDPTYGILSDYEGYKAEPEQPERSVYRLDPSTGELEAAASDFFQPNGLAFSPDETKLYVADSGSNPDGFAARHIKVYDVTDGTHLRNSRIFCHLDEGVPDGFRLDTDGNVWTSGGKAVHCFSPEGKLLGKIRIPQGVSNLTFGGPRRNRLFITATRSLYAIYVTATGAQTP, from the coding sequence ATGGCAGAAGCAGCAATCTATGAAGTATACGACCCGCGCTTTAATGCGCTGGTGGTGGGGAGTGCTTGCCTGGAGGAGCTCTATTCCTCCTGTCGCTGGGCCGAAGGTCCGGTCTGGTTCGACGATGCGCAGCAGCTTCTGTGGAGCGACATTCCCAACCAACGCATGCTGCGCTGGGTGCCGGAAGGCGGCGTGTTCGTCTACCGCTATCCCTCCAGTTTCGCCAATGGCCATACACGCGACAGGCAGGGACGGCTCGTTTCCTGCGAACACGGCACGCGGCGCGTGACGCGAACGGAGACAGACGGCTCGATCACCGTACTTGCCGATAGTTACCAGGGGAAACGGCTGAACTCGCCCAATGACGTGGTGGTAAAATCGGATGGCGGCATCTGGTTCAGCGACCCGACCTACGGAATCCTTTCCGATTACGAGGGGTATAAGGCAGAGCCAGAGCAGCCCGAGCGCAGTGTCTACCGCCTCGACCCGTCAACCGGCGAACTGGAAGCAGCCGCCTCGGACTTCTTTCAACCCAACGGACTTGCCTTCTCACCGGATGAGACGAAGCTCTATGTCGCCGACAGTGGCTCAAACCCCGACGGCTTCGCAGCGCGCCACATTAAAGTTTACGATGTGACGGACGGCACGCATCTCAGGAATTCCCGGATCTTCTGCCATCTGGACGAGGGTGTTCCGGACGGTTTCCGCCTCGATACGGACGGCAATGTCTGGACCAGCGGCGGCAAGGCCGTTCACTGCTTTTCACCGGAAGGCAAGCTTCTCGGCAAGATCCGCATCCCGCAGGGTGTATCGAACCTCACTTTCGGTGGCCCGCGCCGCAACCGGCTGTTCATCACCGCCACGCGGTCGCTTTATGCGATCTATGTGACAGCAACGGGCGCCCAGACACCCTGA